In Fluviispira sanaruensis, a genomic segment contains:
- a CDS encoding 2Fe-2S iron-sulfur cluster-binding protein, whose product MSKPIVHFVLEDMDVEVPIGTPFQEVVDACQADVTFGCRNGTCGTCRIRIDDGLNNLSEMQREEKDFLVSIDAEKNERLGCQVCIKGNCKISYIGL is encoded by the coding sequence ATGTCAAAACCAATTGTCCACTTTGTTTTAGAAGATATGGACGTCGAGGTTCCTATTGGAACACCATTTCAAGAAGTCGTCGATGCGTGTCAAGCTGATGTTACCTTTGGATGTAGAAATGGGACATGTGGAACTTGTCGCATAAGAATTGATGATGGCCTAAATAATCTCTCAGAAATGCAACGAGAAGAAAAAGATTTCTTAGTATCAATTGATGCTGAAAAAAATGAAAGACTTGGTTGCCAAGTCTGCATTAAAGGAAACTGTAAAATAAGTTATATAGGTCTGTAA
- the metH gene encoding methionine synthase: MKKTIKELMQEKILVLDGAMGTQIFANDPTIDDYGGIDFDGCVELLNERRKEWIQTIHCNYFNAGSDAVETNTFGCNEVVLAEFGIAHRTCELNIIAAKLAREVADNYKTPKYVIGSVGPGTKLISLLQIDYATLYKSYYEQMKGLLIGGVDVILIETSQDINQVKIAVRAAKNAMRELKIKVPIWTQVTIESSGTMLVGSDIQSALTAIECLDIDLIGMNCATGPDEMRSHIAYLSQAAPFALSVLPNAGLPQNIGGKTVYPLGPIDFSKKVTEMAKDFSLNVVGGCCGTTPEHIKELVTLANRLPAGIRKINPERCVSSLYSSVSLNLEPKPLYVGERTNANGSKKFRDLLAENDYDGLVQIAKGQLKEGAHILDVCVAYVSRNETDDMEKFLKKLVTQVNIPLMIDSTEVGVIEKALQIAPGKCIVNSINFEDGEEKARKILTYCKEYGAAVVALTIDEEGMAKTVEKKLSIAERIYNLVVGEFKLNPGDLIFDPLTFTLGSGDEEFRKSAIATIDGIKKIKEKFPGVRTILGLSNVSFGLSPFTRQMLNSMMLYYAVKNGLDLAILNASKIIPVAKIEEEDRKLFTDLIYDNRSENYDPLKKILAKFSNVKKESGGAVSKRSTMPIEDKLKLDIIDGEKQYIAEDCQEALQKYSPLQIINTILLDGMKVVGERFGAGEMQLPFVLESAEAMKTAVKFLEPFMEKKSSYSKGKIILATVKGDVHDIGKNLVEIILSNNGFEVVNLGIKQPIESIIEKYRGSDADAIGMSGLLVKSTVIMKENLEYMNDKGFSIPVILGGAALTREFVENECQATYKGAVFYAFDAFEGLKIMEGLANKKGDITKEEISTIRKNAKATPKENKEEIDTTIKIIRKGETKISLDEHLQSSWVRKNETIPTPPFWGTKIISEPLENIFAFLDEFALIRSRWGFSQGNKSDAEFDQILNEKAYPLYKKMKRELIETKKIQPKAIYGYYPACSRENKILVYALNTNENIPPNKREIIAEFAFPRQNSGRRLCISDFLQHENSGKIDTLGMQIVTLGEELSKETSILYQQEKFSEYYYLHGIGTELTEAYAELIHKRIRSELGIVNKDAKILRQLFSQGYQGSRYSFGYPACPDMECNVPLLKLLHAERIAVRVSEAFQMDPEMTTSALVCWHPQARYFST; the protein is encoded by the coding sequence ATGAAAAAGACAATCAAAGAGTTGATGCAAGAAAAAATTCTCGTGCTTGATGGGGCAATGGGTACTCAAATATTTGCGAACGATCCTACAATAGATGACTATGGGGGAATTGATTTTGATGGTTGCGTAGAATTACTCAATGAAAGAAGAAAAGAATGGATACAAACCATTCATTGTAATTATTTTAATGCAGGCTCCGATGCCGTCGAAACCAATACTTTTGGTTGCAATGAAGTTGTTCTTGCAGAATTTGGCATTGCGCATAGAACCTGTGAATTAAATATCATTGCTGCAAAACTCGCACGCGAAGTTGCAGACAATTACAAAACTCCTAAATATGTTATTGGCAGTGTTGGACCTGGCACGAAATTGATTTCACTTTTACAAATTGACTACGCTACACTTTATAAAAGTTATTATGAACAAATGAAAGGGTTATTAATCGGTGGGGTTGATGTTATCTTAATTGAAACCTCACAAGATATAAACCAAGTAAAAATAGCTGTGCGTGCAGCGAAAAATGCAATGCGTGAGCTGAAAATTAAAGTACCAATTTGGACACAAGTTACAATTGAGTCCTCTGGCACAATGCTAGTTGGAAGCGACATACAATCAGCTTTAACGGCAATAGAGTGTTTAGATATTGATTTAATCGGGATGAATTGTGCAACGGGCCCAGACGAAATGCGTTCCCATATTGCCTATTTATCCCAAGCTGCACCCTTTGCACTTAGTGTTCTGCCAAATGCAGGTCTGCCACAAAATATTGGTGGAAAAACTGTTTATCCATTGGGCCCGATCGATTTTTCTAAAAAAGTAACAGAAATGGCCAAAGATTTTTCTTTAAATGTAGTTGGTGGTTGTTGTGGAACAACCCCAGAACACATTAAAGAATTAGTTACTTTAGCCAATCGACTGCCTGCAGGTATTCGTAAAATAAATCCTGAAAGATGTGTGAGCAGTTTATATTCCTCTGTTTCGTTAAATTTAGAACCAAAACCACTTTATGTAGGTGAACGCACCAATGCCAATGGTTCGAAGAAATTTCGTGATTTACTTGCAGAAAATGATTACGATGGACTTGTTCAAATAGCCAAAGGACAACTCAAAGAAGGTGCCCATATTCTTGACGTCTGTGTCGCATACGTTTCACGTAACGAAACAGATGATATGGAAAAATTTCTTAAAAAACTTGTAACACAAGTAAATATTCCATTGATGATCGATTCAACCGAAGTCGGTGTGATAGAAAAAGCTTTACAAATTGCCCCAGGAAAATGTATCGTCAACTCAATTAATTTTGAGGATGGCGAAGAAAAAGCAAGAAAAATATTAACCTATTGTAAAGAATATGGAGCCGCTGTTGTTGCCTTAACAATTGATGAAGAAGGCATGGCAAAAACGGTTGAAAAGAAATTATCCATTGCTGAAAGAATATATAATCTTGTTGTTGGTGAATTTAAATTAAACCCTGGTGATCTTATTTTCGATCCATTAACCTTTACTTTAGGCAGCGGCGACGAAGAATTTAGAAAATCAGCTATTGCAACAATCGATGGAATTAAAAAAATAAAAGAAAAATTTCCTGGAGTGAGAACGATTTTAGGCTTATCCAATGTCAGTTTTGGTTTAAGCCCATTCACGCGGCAAATGCTCAATTCCATGATGCTTTACTATGCAGTCAAAAATGGTCTGGATTTAGCAATTTTAAATGCTTCAAAAATAATTCCTGTGGCAAAAATAGAAGAAGAGGATAGAAAATTATTTACCGATCTTATTTATGACAATCGCAGTGAAAACTATGATCCTCTGAAAAAAATATTAGCCAAATTTTCTAATGTTAAAAAAGAAAGCGGTGGAGCTGTTTCTAAACGATCGACAATGCCTATCGAAGACAAACTGAAACTCGATATTATTGATGGAGAAAAGCAATATATTGCTGAAGATTGTCAAGAAGCCCTGCAAAAATATTCGCCATTGCAAATAATTAATACGATTTTACTCGATGGTATGAAAGTTGTTGGTGAGCGCTTTGGTGCAGGAGAAATGCAATTGCCATTTGTGCTTGAGAGCGCTGAAGCTATGAAAACAGCCGTGAAATTCCTCGAACCTTTTATGGAAAAGAAATCGAGTTATAGCAAAGGAAAAATAATTCTTGCCACAGTAAAAGGCGATGTACATGATATTGGCAAAAATTTAGTTGAAATTATTCTTTCTAATAATGGATTTGAAGTTGTTAACTTAGGAATTAAACAACCCATAGAAAGTATAATCGAAAAATACCGTGGCTCCGATGCCGACGCCATTGGCATGAGCGGTTTACTGGTAAAATCGACCGTGATCATGAAAGAAAACCTTGAATATATGAACGATAAAGGTTTTAGCATCCCTGTCATTTTGGGCGGAGCTGCCCTCACCCGTGAGTTCGTTGAAAACGAATGTCAAGCGACTTATAAAGGTGCTGTCTTCTATGCTTTTGATGCCTTTGAAGGACTCAAAATCATGGAAGGATTGGCTAACAAAAAAGGCGATATCACAAAAGAAGAAATCAGCACCATTCGCAAAAATGCCAAAGCGACGCCGAAAGAAAATAAAGAAGAAATTGATACGACGATTAAAATAATAAGAAAAGGCGAGACTAAGATATCACTCGATGAACATTTACAAAGTTCTTGGGTGCGAAAAAATGAAACAATTCCCACCCCTCCTTTTTGGGGAACAAAAATTATTTCTGAACCGCTTGAAAATATTTTTGCATTTCTCGATGAATTTGCCCTTATCCGCAGCCGCTGGGGTTTCTCGCAAGGTAACAAAAGCGATGCTGAATTCGATCAAATATTAAATGAAAAAGCCTATCCTCTTTATAAAAAAATGAAAAGAGAATTGATTGAAACTAAAAAAATTCAACCTAAAGCAATTTATGGATATTATCCCGCCTGTTCGCGCGAAAATAAAATTTTAGTTTATGCTTTAAATACAAACGAAAATATTCCGCCAAATAAAAGAGAAATAATTGCAGAATTTGCATTTCCACGCCAAAACTCTGGGCGCAGACTGTGTATTTCAGATTTTTTACAGCATGAAAACTCAGGAAAAATAGACACCTTGGGCATGCAAATTGTAACTTTAGGTGAAGAACTCTCTAAAGAAACAAGCATTCTTTATCAGCAAGAAAAATTTTCTGAATATTACTATTTACATGGTATTGGCACTGAACTCACGGAAGCCTATGCTGAACTGATACATAAACGTATTCGCTCTGAACTTGGAATTGTTAACAAAGATGCAAAGATTTTGCGTCAGCTCTTCAGTCAAGGGTATCAAGGTTCACGCTACTCATTCGGTTACCCTGCCTGTCCAGATATGGAATGCAATGTTCCTTTATTAAAGTTACTCCACGCAGAGAGAATTGCAGTACGAGTTTCTGAAGCATTTCAAATGGACCCCGAGATGACTACAAGCGCTCTAGTATGCTGGCACCCGCAAGCTCGTTACTTTTCAACCTGA
- a CDS encoding bifunctional homocysteine S-methyltransferase/methylenetetrahydrofolate reductase: MTDHRNKTPQRCCRSFRKSLSDGDCVLLGGSTGSLLYEKGIFINRSFDEVNLSQPDLVSKIHSDFIAAGAQIIGTNTWGANSFKLKAFGLENKFREINFAGAELARKAALNQTWVAGTLGPLGVRIEPWGPTSLDEARDVFKAQAEALIKGGVDLFIMESFADLYEIQQAIRAVRELGDLPIIAMMSVNEEGHSLYGTEPEWYIRKLDEWGADVVGADGGNGPTPMLELLKKFKSSTKKPIILCPNAGQPRMVDGRLIYMASPEYMGEFARQAFLKGARLLGGSSGTSPAHIKIMAGALRQAKAFDQVEIKPHEIIEHTLVHPTTVPRVQQSNWAKKIADGEFVVCMELLPPKGLETEKIIERSEICKKHGIDAINIPDGPRASARMSSLATACIIEREVGIESILHYACRDRNLLGIQSDLLGASGLGIKNILCITGDPPKMGPYPNATAVFDIDAIGLVNMVTRLNTGYDLGGSSIGRHTSMSVGVGANPVAIDLEKEKSRFRYKVEAGAEWAITQPVFDSESLFRFLEFSSQFRIPIIAGIWPLKSIRNAEFMANEVPGVFIPNNVLERMRKCKTAEEQTQEGILIARELIEEIKSSVQGLQISAPLGMVDFALKLL; encoded by the coding sequence ATGACTGATCATCGCAATAAAACACCTCAAAGGTGTTGTCGTTCTTTTCGCAAATCCCTTTCTGATGGAGACTGTGTTCTTCTCGGTGGATCCACCGGTTCTCTTCTTTATGAAAAAGGTATATTTATCAATCGATCTTTTGATGAAGTGAATTTGTCTCAACCTGATCTTGTGAGCAAAATACATAGCGATTTTATTGCAGCAGGGGCGCAAATAATCGGGACAAATACCTGGGGCGCAAATTCATTTAAATTAAAAGCATTTGGTTTAGAAAATAAATTCCGTGAAATCAATTTCGCTGGAGCAGAATTAGCGCGCAAAGCCGCGCTCAATCAAACCTGGGTCGCTGGTACTTTGGGACCTTTGGGTGTGCGCATAGAACCTTGGGGACCAACTTCACTCGATGAAGCGCGTGATGTTTTTAAAGCCCAAGCGGAAGCACTTATCAAAGGGGGCGTTGATCTTTTTATAATGGAAAGCTTTGCTGACCTCTATGAAATACAACAAGCCATTCGTGCAGTTAGAGAATTGGGTGATCTTCCTATCATTGCAATGATGAGCGTAAATGAAGAAGGACACAGTTTATACGGAACTGAACCTGAGTGGTATATCCGTAAACTCGATGAATGGGGAGCAGATGTCGTTGGCGCAGATGGAGGAAATGGACCTACCCCCATGCTCGAGCTGCTTAAGAAATTTAAATCATCCACGAAAAAACCAATTATACTTTGCCCGAATGCCGGTCAGCCACGTATGGTTGATGGCCGGCTTATTTATATGGCGAGTCCAGAATATATGGGCGAGTTTGCCAGACAAGCATTTCTTAAAGGTGCACGTTTATTAGGTGGCAGTAGCGGAACTTCGCCTGCACATATAAAAATTATGGCTGGAGCATTGCGCCAAGCAAAAGCATTTGATCAAGTAGAAATAAAGCCGCACGAAATTATAGAACACACGCTCGTGCATCCAACGACTGTGCCTCGCGTGCAACAAAGTAACTGGGCTAAAAAAATAGCTGACGGTGAATTTGTCGTCTGTATGGAACTTTTACCTCCTAAAGGACTTGAAACCGAAAAAATAATTGAACGTTCCGAAATATGCAAAAAACATGGAATTGATGCCATCAATATTCCCGACGGACCACGCGCATCGGCACGCATGAGTTCTTTAGCAACAGCATGTATTATTGAACGAGAAGTCGGTATAGAAAGTATACTGCATTATGCTTGTCGCGATCGAAATTTATTAGGCATTCAGAGTGATCTACTCGGTGCTTCGGGTCTTGGAATAAAAAATATTCTCTGCATCACTGGGGATCCTCCCAAAATGGGGCCTTATCCTAATGCAACTGCAGTTTTTGATATCGATGCCATCGGTCTCGTCAATATGGTAACAAGATTAAATACGGGCTATGACTTAGGTGGCTCGAGTATAGGTCGACACACAAGTATGAGTGTTGGTGTGGGCGCAAATCCTGTGGCAATTGATCTCGAAAAAGAAAAATCCCGTTTCCGTTATAAAGTGGAAGCAGGAGCGGAATGGGCAATAACCCAACCCGTGTTTGACTCTGAATCGCTCTTTCGTTTCTTAGAGTTTTCTTCGCAATTTAGAATTCCAATTATCGCTGGGATTTGGCCCTTAAAAAGCATTCGCAATGCTGAATTTATGGCCAATGAAGTTCCTGGAGTTTTTATTCCAAATAATGTTTTAGAGCGCATGCGCAAATGTAAAACAGCAGAAGAACAGACACAAGAAGGAATACTTATTGCCCGTGAACTTATTGAAGAGATCAAATCATCCGTTCAAGGATTACAAATCAGTGCTCCACTCGGTATGGTTGATTTTGCATTAAAACTTCTATAA
- a CDS encoding response regulator transcription factor, whose amino-acid sequence MSNSKDFLLIVEDEEAIGEGLQYNFEAEGFEVALVPDGKEAIYFIKEHYDKISTIILDLMLPQVDGYEILKKTRILAERIPILVLSAKSLEIDRVKAFELGADDYVTKPFSLSEIILRVKRLVQRRKWYKPNGKESIQKFGQSLFDPERLTITSAEGITYRISPTEGLLIQVFIENENKILTRTDLLQKVWQYEATIETRTVDVFVGKLRKYIEKNAAKPAHIISVRGVGYSYVTKNNEKN is encoded by the coding sequence ATGTCGAACTCCAAAGACTTTCTCCTAATAGTGGAAGATGAAGAAGCAATTGGTGAAGGTTTACAGTATAATTTTGAAGCAGAAGGATTTGAAGTTGCTCTTGTCCCCGATGGAAAAGAAGCTATTTATTTTATTAAAGAACACTATGATAAAATATCCACTATTATTCTCGATCTTATGTTACCACAAGTTGATGGTTATGAAATTTTAAAAAAAACACGGATACTTGCTGAACGTATTCCAATCTTAGTTTTAAGTGCAAAAAGTCTTGAAATAGATCGCGTTAAAGCTTTTGAATTGGGAGCTGATGATTACGTAACAAAACCATTTAGTCTATCAGAAATCATATTAAGAGTTAAAAGACTTGTACAAAGAAGAAAGTGGTATAAACCCAATGGAAAAGAATCGATCCAAAAATTTGGGCAATCTTTATTTGATCCAGAAAGATTAACAATCACATCTGCTGAAGGAATTACATATAGAATTTCTCCGACGGAAGGACTTCTAATTCAAGTTTTTATCGAAAATGAAAATAAAATCCTCACACGCACTGATTTATTGCAAAAGGTTTGGCAATACGAAGCAACAATAGAAACACGAACCGTTGATGTTTTTGTTGGAAAACTTAGAAAATATATTGAAAAAAATGCTGCGAAACCTGCTCATATCATTTCTGTAAGAGGTGTTGGCTACTCCTACGTCACTAAGAACAATGAGAAAAATTGA
- a CDS encoding sensor histidine kinase translates to MFVWIRWYILRSQEINSLIEKISLPATSSGQWVILAQGCILMGFILIALYMIFVSQRRLSRITKMQDTILSSVTHELKTPLASIRLYAETMLLRAVSEEEKKKFLRRTLSETERLQRLIDTVLISARLESDKSSLAHVRVNLSELFANCCNQVKDRFSESRSFDFQLNSPNDEKEFFVWGNPYHLSMLFDNLLDNAVKYTEKGGSIVAGILQKKEVVQVFIKDNGQGIEKNNLKKVFKKFYRVERNSKLKVQGSGLGLSVCHSIVKEHHGKLYAMSEGLNKGTTFYVELQRLSPNSGR, encoded by the coding sequence ATGTTTGTCTGGATCAGATGGTACATTCTTAGAAGCCAAGAAATAAATAGCCTTATCGAAAAAATTTCTTTACCAGCAACGAGCTCAGGACAATGGGTCATCCTTGCCCAAGGTTGTATTCTCATGGGGTTTATCCTCATAGCACTCTATATGATCTTTGTGAGTCAACGTAGACTTTCTCGTATAACTAAAATGCAAGATACAATTTTAAGCAGCGTGACACATGAATTGAAAACTCCATTGGCGAGTATACGCCTTTATGCAGAAACAATGTTACTTCGCGCTGTGAGCGAGGAAGAAAAGAAAAAATTTTTACGCCGCACTCTCAGTGAAACAGAAAGATTACAAAGACTCATAGATACTGTGCTTATATCAGCCCGCCTAGAATCAGACAAATCTTCACTTGCTCATGTCAGGGTCAATTTGAGCGAACTCTTTGCAAATTGCTGCAATCAAGTTAAAGATCGATTTTCTGAAAGCAGATCTTTTGACTTTCAATTAAATTCACCCAATGATGAAAAAGAGTTTTTTGTTTGGGGAAATCCCTATCATCTTTCAATGCTATTTGATAATTTGCTTGACAATGCAGTCAAATATACTGAAAAAGGTGGCTCAATTGTCGCAGGAATTTTACAAAAAAAAGAAGTTGTTCAAGTTTTTATCAAAGACAATGGACAAGGAATTGAAAAAAATAATTTAAAAAAAGTATTTAAAAAATTCTACCGAGTCGAACGAAATTCAAAACTCAAAGTACAAGGCTCTGGACTTGGCCTTTCCGTGTGCCACTCAATTGTTAAAGAGCATCATGGAAAATTATATGCCATGAGTGAAGGACTTAATAAAGGAACAACGTTTTATGTCGAACTCCAAAGACTTTCTCCTAATAGTGGAAGATGA